From one Xyrauchen texanus isolate HMW12.3.18 chromosome 17, RBS_HiC_50CHRs, whole genome shotgun sequence genomic stretch:
- the LOC127657912 gene encoding ictacalcin-like, which yields MSKVQQGMVMLIEAFHKYSGKEGDKNTLTKAELKDMLTAELGDFLGKTSDKAALDKIFKDLDANADGTVDFQEYVTLVACITMICHEFFTEGK from the exons ATGTCTAAAGTTCAGCAGGGCATGGTAATGCTGATTGAGGCCTTTCATAAGTACTCAGGGAAAGAGGGAGACAAAAATACCCTAACAAAAGCCGAGCTCAAAGACATGCTCACTGCAGAGTTAGGCGATTTCCTGGGG AAAACCAGTGATAAGGCAGCTCTCGACAAGATTTTTAAGGACCTGGATGCGAATGCTGATGGTACTGTGGACTTTCAGGAGTATGTCACCTTGGTTGCCTGCATCACTATGATCTGCCACGAGTTTTTTACTGAGggaaaataa